In one window of Mobula hypostoma chromosome 1, sMobHyp1.1, whole genome shotgun sequence DNA:
- the LOC134350322 gene encoding zinc finger protein 706 — MARGHQKFQSQQRNAKKQAEQKKRTGHDQKTAAKAALVYTCSVCRTQMPDPKTFKQHFENKHPKAPMPAELVDVQV; from the exons ATGGCCCGTGGGCATCAGAAGTTTCAGTCCCAGCAGCGGAATGCAAAGAAGCAAGCTGAACAGAAAAAACGAACCGGACATGATCAGAAGACCGCTGCAAAAGCTGCTCTTGTCTACACCTGTTCTGTCTGTAGG ACCCAGATGCCAGATCCCAAAACGTTTAAGCAGCACTTTGAGAACAAGCATCCTAAAGCACCAATGCCAGCAGAACTTGTTGATGTACAGGTATAG